Proteins from one Rhinolophus ferrumequinum isolate MPI-CBG mRhiFer1 chromosome 15 unlocalized genomic scaffold, mRhiFer1_v1.p scaffold_54_arrow_ctg1_1, whole genome shotgun sequence genomic window:
- the CLEC19A gene encoding LOW QUALITY PROTEIN: C-type lectin domain family 19 member A (The sequence of the model RefSeq protein was modified relative to this genomic sequence to represent the inferred CDS: inserted 4 bases in 2 codons; substituted 3 bases at 3 genomic stop codons) — protein sequence MMYNGTVQDCWGKCLVPVCFLSTPAMPGLPQAPLCPLXMEFRGRCYRFLGLSKTXAEADFYCSEFSVGTKFTRLASVRSWEENVFVCDLVNXCVSGSPADIQPGLHDHRXEGQFEWTDSSSCDYSSWGRSQLEDSIHADPEEENCVQMWYWPPSALRSWNDNTCSXKFPFVCKIPSVSIYLLGLL from the exons TCTGTTTCCTCTCTACCCCAGCCATGCCGGGGCTGCCTCAGGCTCCCCTGTGCCCCCT AATGGAGTTCAGAGGCCGCTGCTACCGATTTCTCGGTCTCAGTAAGACCTGAGCCGAGGCTGACTTCTACTGTTCTGAGTTCTCCGTTGGCACGAAGTTCACCAGACTGGCCTCCGTCCGCAG CTGGGAGGAAAATGTCTTTGTGTGTGACCTCGTGAA CTGTGTTTCTGGGAGCCCAGCTGACATCCAGCCAGGGCTTCACGACCATAGATAG GAAGGGCAGTTTGAATGGACCGACAGCTCTTCCTGTGACTACAGCTCCTGGGGTAGGAGCCAGCTGGAGGACAGCATCCACGCAGACCCCGAAGAGGAGAACTGCGTGCAGATGTGGTACTGGCCCCCCAGCG CTCTGAGGTCATGGAATGATAACACCTGCAGCTGAAAGTTCCCCTTTGTCTGCAAGATCC CCAGTGTCAGTATCTACctcttagggttgttgtga